In Vigna unguiculata cultivar IT97K-499-35 chromosome 3, ASM411807v1, whole genome shotgun sequence, a single genomic region encodes these proteins:
- the LOC114175270 gene encoding LOW QUALITY PROTEIN: uncharacterized protein LOC114175270 (The sequence of the model RefSeq protein was modified relative to this genomic sequence to represent the inferred CDS: inserted 2 bases in 2 codons; deleted 1 base in 1 codon; substituted 1 base at 1 genomic stop codon), producing MEDWEEAHEAVKADINQLKDQVSQILEALKSLKASGEASSARIEENIHPQVPRYEVQNTQGTSIPFPMYGLPPGYTPPVGEYSEAEQTSFSFPGTNNTLPINTQGSILASTPLTGAGMKETVTFAEPRVTVAPKSPNITTDEDALAKVILHATAQVVSIGIDGAKSKLEILEERVRAIEGGGSYGFGDVARLSLVPSVMIPHKFKVPEFEKYQGTTCPKSHLTMYGRKMAAYAYDDKLLIHCFQDSLAGVTLNWYTHLEPSRIHSWMDLADAFVKQYKYNTDSALDRLQLQNMAKKDTESFKEYAQRWRELAAQVEPPLLDKEMVATFVNTLQSPFYEHVLGNVSSNFADIIIIGERIEVGLKSGKIAYGPFAAATSKKPGFHPGKKKEVEAHTASVMPMWESRAPTHNYRPHMNQPPYVANAVSVHQTQPQQQGFYQGSNLYQPQHPPNNAWKTEPNSNFSRNAGQNANLRRNQERNFVQFTPIPMTYTELLPYLLQKRLVAICPMKPMQPPFPKNYDPNAKCDYHGGGVGHSTEKCVALKHKVEALINSGWVKFHEDKPNVEANPLSRHGNPSTNAIEGREHKLVKNVSEIRSSKRFIFETLLKLGLLKGEYNLGEKCEFHPDAKHFADKCTKFEIVLQDLLDRNFVQVYHEGMEEEVFAQDGGKPDVTLPEPLVIHFTRSPFTPTIQERQPITIQAPSSFPYKSEKAVPWKYGARVSGGEQRTGGQPTSGESVVENISGIGGMTRSGRIFTPPILMKNGAGSSESMMTKNAKESLKGKMIQTDEGLRKDDKKEISNEEASEFLKFIQQCEYKVVEQLNRMPARISLLDLLMHSTSHRELLMKILSRAHVEKNISLDSFEGIVSNITANNYLTFTDEEIPVEGRGHNKALHVSVKCLGHVIAXVLIDNGSSLNVMPKETLGKLPCEGIHMKPSAMIVRDFDGSKREVMGEVELPIQIGPCVFQVTFQVMDILPAYSCLLGRPWIHSAGVVPSTLHQKLKYVMGDKLVIVSGEEDILVSGPSSSRYIKAAEEALETAFQSLEIVGNAYVEPYPMNPRLSRASLMTAKVMLKEGYEYRKGLGKDKQGLIFPLELTEKRNRYGQEYKPTREDKRRLVEERRERGLARMQGKERGLGKICICDIKESFRSAGWINTSPIAAVNNEEELGGSNFVWPCVSDAPLNNWETLDLPVMFNLVKIYDNECFENNNVDIPNFERPVDNMEDDYEDDPEPSPELMRLVEQESKEIKPHQEDVETLNLGEEDEKKEVKIGTSMKREVKQELCALLKEFKDVFAXSYSDMPGLDTDIVQHKLPLKPECPPVRQKLRRMKPEMSLKIKEEVQKQFDAGFLAVAKYPQWVANIVPVPKKDGKVRMCVDYRDLNRASPKDNFPLPHIDTLVDNTARFSLFSFMDGFSGYNQIKMAPEDMEKTTFITLWGTFCYKVMSFGLKNAGATYQRAMVALFHDMMHKEIEVYVDDMIAKSESEAEHILNLKKLFERLRKFKLKLNPAKCTFGVKSGKLLGFIVSQKGIEVDPDKRRAIVEMPTPNTEKEVRGFLGRLNYIARFISQLTSTCEPIFKLLRKNQAVKWNEDCQAAFDKIKQYLQDPPVLCPPKPGKPLILYLTVLDESMGCVLGQHDETGRREHAIYYLSKKFTECERRYSFLERTCCALAWAAHRLRQYMLSHSTWLISKMDPIKYIFEKPALTGRIARWQMLLSEYDIIYVTQKSINGSALAEYLAQQPINDYQSMQPEFPDEDIMALFEGDQEEQNGKTWTLLFDGASNVMGHGIGAILISPGNQYIPMTARLCFNCTNNIAEYEACAMGIQAAIESKAKILNVYGDSALVIHQLKGEWETRDPKLISYRAYIMRLVEYFDSIEFQHIPREDNQLADALATLSSMFEVNQDGVLPMIQXEEPAYCHFIEEESDGKPWYFDIKRYLKTREYPEEASENDKRTLRRLAASFILSGDVLYKRNHDMVLLRCVDAKEAESILEEVHGGTFGTHMNGHSMARKILRVGYFWLTMESDCCMHVRKCEKCQKYADNINMAPTTLNVMSAPWPFSMWGIDVIGAIEPKASNGHRFILVAIDYFTKWVEAASYANVTRKIVTKFIKRELICRYGLPNKIITDNATNLNNQMMTELCEGFKIQHHNSSPYRPKMNGAVEAANKNIKKIVQKMVVTYKDWHEMLPFALHGYRTSVRTSTGATPFSLVYGMEAVLPFEVEIPSLRVLMETQLEEAEWIQARFDQLNLIEEKRLTSVCHGQLYQRRMKKAFDKRVRPREFHEGELVLTKILPIQKDHRGKWTPNYEGPYVVKKAFSGGALILTRMDGEELPLPVNSDAVKKFYT from the exons ATGGAAGATTGGGAGGAAGCTCATGAAGCTGTGAAGGCCGACATTAATCAGTTGAAAGATCAAGTGAGCCAGATCCTAGAGGCCTTAAAGTCGCTGAAGGCTTCGGGAGAAGCCTCCTCTGCAAGGATTGAGGAAAACATTCACCCTCAGGTTCCACGATATGAAGTCCAGAACACTCAGGGCACGTCAATCCCATTCCCAATGTACGGTCTGCCTCCGGGATACACCCCACCCGTTGGGGAGTATTCTGAGGCGGAGcaaacttccttttcttttcctgGGACTAACAACACACTACCGATCAATACTCAAGGGTCGATATTAGCCTCGACGCCCCTGACAGGGGCAGGAATGAAGGAGACAGTCACATTCGCAGAACCAAGGGTGACTGTGGCACCAAAGTCTCCAAACATAACTACTGACGAAGATGCTTTGGCTAAGGTTATACTGCACGCTACAGCCCAGGTAGTGTCCATCGGTATTGATGGGGCTAAAAGTAAGCTTGAGATTCTTGAAGAGAGGGTTCGAGCCATTGAAGGTGGTGGAAGCTATGGATTCGGTGATGTCGCGAGATTAAGCTTGGTTCCCAGTGTGATGATACCACATAAGTTCAAGGTCCCAGAATTTGAAAAGTATCAGGGTACCACGTGCCCCAAGAGCCATCTCACAATGTATGGTAGAAAGATGGCTGCTTATGCCTATGATGACAAGTTGTTGATACATTGTTTCCAAGATAGTTTGGCTGGTGTTACGCTGAATTGGTATACACACTTGGAGCCATCTCGAATTCATTCCTGGATGGATTTAGCAGACGCCTTTGTGAAGCAGTATAAGTACAACACGGATAGCGCGCTAGATAGATTACAATTGCAAAATATGGCCAAGAAGGATACTGAGTCCTTCAAGGAATATGCACAACGGTGGAGAGAGTTGGCTGCTCAGGTTGAGCCACCACTACTTGATAAGGAGATGGTGGCGACGTTTGTAAACACACTACAATCACCATTTTATGAGCACGTGTTGGGGAATGTGTCTTCCAATTTCGctgatatcattattattggTGAAAGGATAGAAGTCGGGTTAAAAAGTGGAAAAATTGCATATGGCCCGTTCGCGGCTGCAACTTCTAAGAAACCCGGTTTCCATCcaggaaagaagaaagaagtggAAGCACACACAGCCTCAGTGATGCCAATGTGGGAAAGTCGGGCTCCTACTCATAATTATCGACCTCACATGAATCAACCTCCTTATGTGGCTAACGCAGTGTCTGTTCATCAAACACAACCTCAGCAACAAGGGTTTTATCAAGGGTCGAATCTTTATCAACCGCAGCATCCCCCAAATAATGCTTGGAAAACTGAACCTAACTCAAATTTCAGCCGAAATGCGGGTCAAAACGCCAATCTGAGGAGAAATCAAGAGCGGAACTTTGTTCAGTTCACCCCCATTCCGATGACGTATACGGAATTGTTACCTTATCTTCTCCAAAAACGCTTGGTGGCAATTTGTCCGATGAAACCTATGCAACCTCCGTTCCCAAAGAATTATGATCCAAATGCTAAATGTGATTATCATGGAGGAGGAGTTGGACACTCTACAGAGAAGTGTGTAGCCCTTAAACACAAGGTGGAAGCTTTAATCAACTCAGGGTGGGTAAAGTTTCACGAAGACAAACCTAATGTCGAAGCGAATCCTCTTTCTAGGCATGGGAATCCTTCGACAAATGCCATTGAGGGTAGGGAACACAAGCTAGTAAAGAATGTGAGTGAAATTCGGAGCTCCAAGCGATTTATTTTTGAGACATTGCTGAAATTGGGCCTGTTAAAAGGGGAATATAACTTGGGTGAGAAATGTGAATTTCATCCAGATGCTAAACATTTTGCCGATAAGTGCACCAAGTTCGAGATTGTTTTACAAGATCTGCTTGACAGAAACTTTGTGCAAGTATATCACGAGGGTATGGAGGAGGAAGTATTTGCACAGGATGGCGGGAAACCAGATGTGACTTTGCCAGAGCCATTGGTGATTCATTTTACCAGATCCCCCTTCACACCAACAATTCAAGAAAGGCAACCTATTACTATCCAGGCACCCTCCTCTTTTCCTTACAAGAGTGAGAAAGCTGTCCCGTGGAAATATGGCGCACGTGTGTCGGGTGGGGAACAACGAACGGGAGGTCAACCTACCAGTGGTGAGTCGGTGGTTGAAAACATATCGGGCATCGGTGGAATGACTAGGAGTGGTCGAATATTCACGCCTCCGATCTTGATGAAAAATGGAGCGGGGAGTAGTGAATCGATGATGACCAAAAATGCTAAAGAATCCTTGAAGGGGAAGATGATACAAACTGATGAAGGACTGAGAAAAGATGACAAGAAAGAAATATCTAATGAAGAGGCTAGTGAGTTTTTGAAGTTCATACAACAGTGCGAGTATAAAGTGGTTGAACAACTGAATCGCATGCCTGCCCGGATCTCTCTTTTGGATTTACTCATGCATTCGACCTCACATAGAGAGCTACTCATGAAGATACTCAGTAGGGCACATGTGGAGAAGAATATCTCTCTGGACAGTTTTGAGGGAATTGTTAGCAACATCACCGCTAACAATTACCTCACTTTCACTGACGAGGAGATACCTGTTGAAGGGAGAGGACACAACAAGGCCCTCCATGTCTCTGTGAAATGCTTGGGTCATGTCATAGCATGAGTATTAATCGACAATGGTTCTTCCTTGAACGTAATGCCAAAAGAAACACTGGGAAAGCTTCCGTGTGAGGGTATCCACATGAAACCAAGCGCGATGATCGTGAGGGATTTTGATGGGAGTAAGAGAGAAGTGATGGGAGAGGTAGAACTGCCAATCCAAATCGGGCCATGTGTCTTTCAAGTAACCTTTCAAGTGATGGATATCCTCCCAGCATACAGTTGCTTGTTGGGTCGCCCTTGGATTCACTCAGCAGGTGTGGTGCCTTCGACCTTGCACCAAAAGTTGAAATATGTCATGGGCGATAAACTAGTAATAGTTTCAGGAGAGGAAGATATTTTGGTAAGTGGACCTTCGTCTTCTCGCTATATTAAAGCAGCAGAAGAAGCCCTCGAGACAGCATTCCAGTCTTTGGAAATTGTGGGCAATGCTTATGTGGAGCCATATCCAATGAACCCACGCTTGTCTCGTGCCTCCCTTATGACTGCCAAGGTCATGCTGAAAGAGGGATATGAGTACAGAAAAGGGCTAGGCAAGGATAAGCAAGGATTGATATTTCCTCTGGAGCTCACTGAGAAAAGAAACAGATACGGCCAGGAATACAAGCCTACTCGAGAAGACAAAAGAAGGTTAGTTGAAGAAAGGAGAGAACGTGGTCTGGCCCGCATGCAAGGAAAGGAGCGGGGGTTAGGAAAGATCTGCATTTGTGACATTAAAGAGAGCTTTCGCAGTGCCGGGTGGATCAACACTAGCCCGATAGCAGCCGTCAACAATGAAGAGGAACTTGGAGGCTCGAATTTTGTGTGGCCGTGCGTTTCAGATGCACCACTCAACAATTGGGAGACTTTGGATCTACCTGTGatgtttaatttggttaaaat ATATGACaatgaatgttttgaaaataacaatgtcGATATCCCTAATTTTGAGCGCCCTGTCGATAATATGGAAGATGATTATGAAGATGATCCGGAACCCTCCCCTGAACTAATGAGGTTAGTGGAACAAGAATCTAAGGAAATAAAACCCCATCAAGAGGATGTTGAAACACTTAACCTAGGAGAGGAGGATGAGAAGAAAGAAGTGAAGATTGGCACTAGTATGAAGAGAGAAGTGAAACAAGAATTATGTGCTTTACTAAaggaatttaaggatgtgtttG TGTCGTACAGTGACATGCCTGGCTTAGATACTGATATAGTGCAACATAAGCTTCCACTCAAGCCGGAATGTCCTCCAGTTAGACAAAAGCTAAGGAGAATGAAACCAGAAATGTCattaaagattaaagaagaaGTGCAAAAGCAATTTGATGCTGGATTTCTAGCTGTGGCAAAATACCCTCAATGGGTGGCAAATATTGTACCAGTGCCTAAGAAGGATGGCAAAGTTCGGATGTGCGTTGACTATCGAGATTTGAACCGTGCGAGTCCAAAGGACAATTTCCCATTGCCTCACATCGACACATTAGTGGACAATACAGCCAGATTCTCACTATTTTCATTTATGGACGGCTTCTCGGGATATAATCAGATCAAAATGGCACCTGAAGATATGGAAAAGACAACATTTATCACATTGTGGGGGACATTTTGCTATAAGGTGATGTCTTTCGGACTCAAGAATGCCGGAGCAACCTATCAAAGGGCCATGGTGGCGCTTTTTCATGATATGATGCACAAAGAAATCGAGGTCTACGTAGATGATATGATCGCCAAGTCTGAGTCAGAAGCAGAGCACATCCTCAACCTGAAGAAATTGTTCGAGAGATTGAGGAAGTTTAAGCTTAAACTAAACCCGGCTAAATGCACATTCGGTGTGAAATCCGGAAAGTTGCTAGGTTTCATTGTCAGTCAAAAGGGGATTGAGGTTGATCCTGACAAGAGGCGCGCGATAGTCGAAATGCCTACTCCTAATACGGAGAAGGAGGTGCGAGGTTTCTTGGGCAGACTGAACTACATTGCTAGGTTCATCTCCCAGTTGACTTCCACCTGTGAACCAATATTCAAGCTATTACGTAAAAATCAGGCTGTCAAGTGGAATGAAGACTGTCAGGCTGCTTTcgacaaaattaaacaatatcttCAAGATCCTCCAGTCTTATGCCCACCTAAACCTGGGAAGCCACTGATTCTGTAT TTGACCGTTTTGGACGAATCAATGGGCTGTGTGTTAGGTCAGCATGATGAAACTGGAAGAAGGGAGCATGCCATATACTACCTGAGCAAGAAGTTCACGGAATGCGAACGACGATACTCGTTTTTAGAGCGAACTTGTTGCGCATTGGCATGGGCTGCCCATCGTCTAAGACAATATATGTTGAGTCACTCTACCTGGTTGATATCCAAGATGGACCCcattaagtatatttttgaaaaacccGCTTTGACTGGAAGGATAGCCCGGTGGCAGATGCTATTGTCAGAATACGACATTATATATGTCACACAGAAATCTATCAATGGTAGTGCTCTGGCTGAATATCTGGCTCAACAACCCATTAACGATTACCAGTCAATGCAGCCTGAATTCCCCGATGAAGACATCATGGCCTTGTTCGAAGGTGATCAAGAAGAGCAAAATGGAAAGACATGGACGTTATTATTCGATGGAGCTTCTAACGTCATGGGACATGGTATAGGGGCAATACTGATATCTCCAGGGAATCAGTACATTCCAATGACCGCAAGGTTGTGTTTTAATTGCACGAACAATATTGCTGAATATGAAGCTTGCGCTATGGGCATCCAAGCCGCGATTGAATCGAAGGCGAAAATTTTGAATGTGTATGGAGATTCGGCATTGGTCATCCATCAATTAAAAGGGGAATGGGAGACTAGGGATCCGAAGTTGATTTCGTACAGAGCTTATATCATGAGGTTGGTGGAGTATTTTGATTCCATTGAATTTCAACACATTCCGCGAGAAGATAACCAGTTGGCAGATGCCTTAGCTACTTTGTCGTCAATGTTCGAAGTTAACCAAGATGGGGTATTGCCAATGATCC ATGAAGAGCCAGCATATTGTCACTTCATTGAAGAAGAATCAGACGGTAAGCCTTGGTATTTTGATATCAAACGCTACTTAAAAACCAGGGAATACCCTGAAGAAGCATCTGAGAATGATAAAAGGACACTAAGAAGGTTGGCTGCAAGTTTTATCTTAAGTGGGGATGTGTTGTACAAGAGAAATCATGACATGGTTCTCCTTCGATGTGTGGATGCAAAAGAGGCCGAGTCAATATTGGAGGAAGTTCATGGAGGTACCTTCGGCACACACATGAATGGGCACTCAATGGCCAGGAAGATCTTGAGGGTTGGTTACTTTTGGTTGACCATGGAGAGTGACTGTTGCATGCACGTGAGGAAGTGTGAGAAATGTCAGAAGTATGcagataatattaatatggCGCCCactactttaaatgtaatgtcTGCACCATGGCCGTTTTCAATGTGGGGGATAGATGTTATTGGAGCCATAGAGCCAAAAGCCTCGAACGGACATCGCTTCATACTGGTTGCAATTGATTACTTCACTAAATGGGTAGAAGCTGCTTCTTACGCCAATGTGACAAGAAAAATTGTGACTAAGTTCATAAAAAGAGAGCTAATTTGCAGATACGGATTGCCCAACAAGATAATCACCGATAACGCCACCAACCTGAACAACCAAATGATGACTGAGTTGTGTGAAGGGTTTAAAATCCAACATCATAATTCTTCTCCCTATCGTCCAAAGATGAATGGGGCAGTCGAGGCTGCTAATAAGAACATCAAGAAAATTGTACAGAAAATGGTGGTTACGTATAAAGATTGGCACGAGATGCTTCCTTTCGCTTTGCATGGGTATCGTACTTCAGTACGTACATCGACTGGGGCAACGCCTTTCTCTCTAGTATACGGGATGGAGGCAGTGCTACCTTTCGAAGTAGAAATTCCATCCTTACGAGTGTTAATGGAGACCCAATTGGAAGAGGCCGAATGGATTCAAGCTCGGTTTGACCAGCTCAACCTCATTGAGGAGAAGAGGCTAACGTCAGTGTGTCACGGACAGTTGTACCAAAGAAGGATGAAAAAAGCGTTCGACAAGAGGGTGCGCCCTAGAGAGTTCCACGAAGGCGAGCTAGTCTTGACAAAGATCTTGCCTATACAGAAGGATCACAGGGGCAAGTGGACTCCAAATTATGAAGGCCCGTATGTGGTGAAGAAAGCATTTTCTGGTGGGGCACTAATTCTCACAAGGATGGATGGGGAGGAATTACCGTTACCGGTCAATTCTGACGCGGtcaaaaaattttatacatGA
- the LOC114178628 gene encoding transport and Golgi organization 2 homolog codes for MCICVFMWQAHPKYPFLILFNRDQDYSRPTYPLAWWWGEETILGGKDGLGGGTWLGSTRNGRIAFLTNFREVGTLPHPKTRGELPLRFLQSNKSPQEFAEQVAREAHQYNGFNLVVADICTSTMVYVFNRPDRDNPSFSLVTPGIHVLANASLDAPWAKAERMRQSLEEFIKEYGESDLPIKEMVEKLMTNRVKDEEWMLPGVQPREREHPLSAIFVETVLSSGPYGTRNSSALLVKPNREVTFYENYLDLNQDPKQWKDKMVTYKINER; via the exons ATGTGCATCTGTGTGTTCATGTGGCAAGCTCATCCCAAGTACCCCTTCTTAATCTTATTCAACAGGGACCAGGATTATTCTCG CCCTACATACCCCTTGGCATGGTGGTGGGGAGAGGAAACGATTTTGGGTGGTAAGGATGGGCTCGGCGGTGGAACGTGGTTGGGTTCGACGAGAAATGGCAGAATCGCGTTTCTCACTAATTTTAGGGAAGTTGGGACCCTTCCACATCCCAAAACTAGAGGGGAATTGCCCCTTCGTTTCCTTCAG AGCAATAAGAGTCCCCAGGAGTTTGCAGAGCAAGTTGCGAGAGAGGCGCATCAGTACAATGGGTTTAACCTTGTGGTGGCCGATATTTGCACCTCCACCATGGTTTATGTGTTCAATAGACCAGACCGAGATAACCCTTCTTTTTCTCTAGTGACCCCGGGAATTCACGTGTTGGCTAATGCATCTCTGGATGCTCCATGGGCAAAG GCTGAACGGATGCGCCAAAGTTTAGAAGAATTTATTAAGGAATATGGTGAAAGTGATCTTCCCATCAAAGAAATGGTTGAGAAACTAATGACAAACAGAGTGAAAGATGAAGAGTGGATGCTACCTGGGGTTCAGCCTCGTGAACGGGAACATCCTTTGAGTGCTATATTTGTTGAAACAGTATTGTCATCG GGGCCTTATGGAACTAGAAACTCTTCTGCCTTGTTGGTGAAACCAAACAGAGAAGTCACCTTCTATGAAAACTATCTGGACCTAAACCAGGACCCGAAGCAATGGAAAGATAAAATGGTGACCTATAAGATCAACGAGAGATGA